GCCAAAAAAGGTTTAAGGAGCTTACACAAGATCTTCTATTAGTTtctctaaagtttttttttttttttcgtttgttTCATGTTTGAAAACTATACATGTATTAACTTCAAGTACATTTGCACAaatttagtttaagtaggtGTTTACGTAAATTCAGTTCAAGTATGTTTATATACTTACCTCCCTTTGTGTTTTGTGCAACGAAGAGATGAAAATGACTAGTCATTTTTTCTTACATTGTAAGGTGGCGTGGAAGATTTGGGTTGATATTCAACTTTGGTTAGAGGTTAATATGGTCACTCCATCGAATCTACTTACTCATTGGCGATGTTGGGATGGTTTGGGACAGAATACGAAAGAGTTGAAAAGGGGATTCCGGATCATTTGGCATGCATCAATTTGGGCCATTTGGAAGACGAGgaataatatcatatttaataaTGCCGGTATAGAAGTGCAAGAAGTGGTGGAAGAAATCAAAATGTTGTCGTGGAAGTGGAATTTATCTCGACTGAAAATTCAAGTGTGTTTGTTTTATGAGTGGTGTTGGGATCCTAAGTGGTGTATGGGAGTCTTACGACACTGAGCTTTTGTGGCAGAATTGGCGGGTGGTGTAGGTTTGTGTTGTTGCTAGGATGGTATGCGTTTTTCTGCAGGTTGTTTGGTTGCTGATCGGATCCTGCATTTACTCTTGCTGCTGTTTTCTTGGGCAAGTTTGGGATTGTTTTCTTTTCATGGATGGGGATTTTTGTCCTGTTATGGCcttgttgttttttcttctgatgTAGTAGAATTCTAGGAGGTTTTTTATCGAGTTTGGTGTTGAGGAGTCCGCGTTTTCCAACCTTTGTTGTACTCTTTTTTCTCCTTGCGGGTTGTGTGCATCTTGTGCTAACCTTGCttaataaaatttgcttattcaaaaaaaatatacttagtTCATGTATTATTGTACATTAGATTTTACTCAAACTTGGGTCAAGTATGTTTACGTAAATTCAATTCAAGTACGTTTATGTAAACTTAGTTCAAGTATGTTTACATAAATTTAGTTCAAGTACGTTTGCATAAACTCAATTCAAATATGCATACACGATGTATTTTGGGTATTATTGTTTAGTGTACGTTTGATGGTAAAATGTAAGTATATGACAAAACTACACACAAAAGAGAGAACATTACATGACAAACTTTTATGATATTAGACAACTTTTTGTTATATACGATATTTGatggacaaaaaattattttgatattttagacaacttgtaatttatacaaaaaattgtcttgtaatttaattaaagacaagaatttcagtttttgtcatgtttttttgtcccttaattTGTCTAGTCTCTAGAACCGTGTTACTCATGTCCAGTCTCGTAATGTCGtgttttttagcattttaaacACACTGTAAATGTTGAGTTTGAGTGTCAACAAAAAGACATGGGTGTTATTGTTAAATGTGAGCGCGCATCCGTTGTAAGTTGCAACCTTTGTAGAAAAAAACGTTTTGCTATAGCAAAAGaatctctctttcttctttcactttttatttatatttattttcttctgaAACGAAATTAGTGTGAAGACCCATTATGAAACAGAAAAGTGCTTGGGGTTTAATATCGCAAAAGTTTTACCTATGAACTTCGACAAATTACATGTTTTTAACTCATTAAACGATGTAGCAACACATAATTTGATGCATGTGTAAAACTCTTTTACACCGACTATGTATGAATTAAACTCGCTTAGAGTTTAACTtcgatattttttataaaataattacattCACAAGCAATCATAACCAATTGTATATGTAACTTATAAGATAATTGTTATTAAAGTCAAATAATTTTAATggtttaataataattgtaattgatttctactaaaaaaaaaaaagaaaaagcttTAGTGCATACCAATTAAACCcgaaaaaatattgtttaatatgatacaaattatttttaagtatgtttaataTGATACAATGTCTatgtgtaaaactttttacacTTTCAATCAATGAGAGCCAATCACATATGTGACTAACATACTAATCAAACATTCCTCATGATTGTAGTTGATTGATAGTGCAAAGAAATTTGTTGGAGGGAAGGTCATCATAATTTGAAAGATGAAATAGTGTTCTCTTCCCTGTTCCAACAAAACATTGTATGAAAGCTGAATGTTCTACTCCTAGTACTTCTGCCAATTACAACAATAATCAACAGAATCACAAATTCTTATTGCACACGCTTAATTGTCAGCATTATCTTCTATAAGAATGGGAGCCAACTCAGGgtctaaaataatttgtttaaatACTTTTACATTATATGTGTGTGGCCTACATTTTTGGTGTCATCTCTGGATTGCAAAGTTTATTCTGACAGAATAGTTACATACAGTAAGTATAATTTTGGCACCTTTCTAGTGAGAATTATAAGTGTGATTGAATAGTAcaggaaaaagaaaactaacatgaaaaaaattacacaaactCACAACCAGTAGACTCGACTGCCATGTTTCTTTTGTTGGGTATTGTTGAGAGTGAGACAAGAGAATGGCTTTCTCTGCACTTTTCCCACCTTGAGATCTTCCTAACTTCGTTCTTGCACAGCTTGGCAGCCACTGCCTTAAAGCCGCTCTTCATGTAGCTTACAAATGCGGAGAGAAGCTGTCTGAAATatgaaatggaaaataaaatgtaaagaatttacgttttttttatagataaaagGAACCACAAAAAGGCTATGCATATGCCACAAGTATACTTCAATATTGAAGTCCAGTAAATTCGGAAACTGTGAAACCTAGTTAGAAGGCGTCGGTGGTGTATCCAAtgtcaaataattattttgacaaTTGCATGAATATCACAACattgaaacaatatttttcacACATTAAGTCAAATATGCATATATCAAATAAAGAATACAAAACCTTTTTGGTTCAACTTCATTACTTTGGAAAAAAAGAAGCTTGCCAAACCTATATCCCAGTTAAGGAGTAATACTACAATATAACATTTATACTATCTATCACAGTATATTCATTTATAACACAAACAAGTAAGATCAGTCAGAATATAACAGCACAGCATATAAGTTGAAAGATATTGCACTTACAATGGCGAGCAAGGAGACCGTCCCCCATTTACGTAGTGCACGAATAAAAATGAGTCATAGTGTTGGccattgataaaataaaatccctGCAGCTTTCTAACACACTTGAAAGACATTTTCTTGTATAAATTGATTGCTGAGATATTGAAAGAAATCACGTGCAAGTAAACCGCTCGGCACGTTGGAATGCTTGAAGCATATTTTACGACCTCCCGTATCAAAGAAGAAGCTGGTGATGAAGCACAAATTAGATTACCAATCATATTAATGGAGGGCTTCGACAAAAGTAAAATACAAAACCAACTGCTACCTATTCCAAGGCTCCTATATGCTTCCACTACGCCCAGTGTTAGAACATACACTAAAGTCTGATCAGATTTGGCCGAGTCATATCCAAGCAAATCCACTATCTACAAGAATAATATTCATACAACAATTTACAATTATCAGCAAAAAGTTAAGGTAAGAATTAAGGAGGACCTGCTCTATCGGATGAGACAGTTTAATAGGATTTATCGCAAA
Above is a genomic segment from Medicago truncatula cultivar Jemalong A17 chromosome 5, MtrunA17r5.0-ANR, whole genome shotgun sequence containing:
- the LOC11432156 gene encoding histone acetyltransferase MCC1, with the translated sequence MVNPKGSSQSKICYRPIRPSDFDVLERIHGRLFPIRYESAFFEDVVNRRDIVSWGAVDLSRPNGQSDELIGFVTARIVLAKESEIVDLLGYDSAKSDQTLVYVLTLGVVEAYRSLGIASSLIREVVKYASSIPTCRAVYLHVISFNISAINLYKKMSFKCVRKLQGFYFINGQHYDSFLFVHYVNGGRSPCSPLQLLSAFVSYMKSGFKAVAAKLCKNEVRKISRWEKCRESHSLVSLSTIPNKRNMAVESTGCEFV